A single region of the Streptomyces virginiae genome encodes:
- the dusB gene encoding tRNA dihydrouridine synthase DusB → MTTLPPPLAIGPHTVQPPVVLAPMAGITNAPFRTLCREFSGGKGLFVSEMITTRALVERNEKTMQLIHFDETEKPRSIQLYGVDPTTVGKAVRMIVEEDRADHIDLNFGCPVPKVTRKGGGSALPYKRNLLRAILREAVAGAGDLPVTMKMRKGINDDHLTYLDAGRIAVEEGVTAIALHGRTTAQHYGGTADWDAIARLKEHVPEIPVLGNGDIWCAEDALRMVRETGCDGVVVGRGCLGRPWLFNDLVAAFEGRPEDFHKPTLREVATTMHRHAQLLGEWIGDEARGVIDFRKHVAWYLKGFSVGSEMRKRLAVTSSLAELNAHLSELDLDQAWPESADGPRGRTSGNNRVVLPDGWLKDPYDCAGVSEDAELDTSGG, encoded by the coding sequence ATGACCACGCTCCCTCCGCCTCTCGCGATCGGCCCGCACACCGTGCAGCCCCCGGTGGTGCTCGCGCCCATGGCCGGCATCACCAATGCCCCGTTCCGTACCCTCTGCCGGGAGTTCTCGGGCGGCAAGGGGCTGTTCGTGAGCGAGATGATCACGACCCGCGCCCTGGTCGAGCGCAACGAGAAGACCATGCAGCTGATCCACTTCGACGAGACCGAGAAGCCTCGCTCGATTCAGCTGTACGGGGTGGACCCGACCACGGTCGGCAAGGCGGTCCGCATGATCGTCGAAGAGGACCGCGCCGACCACATCGACCTCAACTTCGGCTGCCCCGTCCCCAAGGTGACGCGCAAGGGCGGCGGCTCCGCCCTCCCGTACAAGCGCAACCTGCTGCGCGCGATCCTGCGCGAGGCCGTCGCCGGAGCCGGTGACCTGCCGGTCACCATGAAGATGCGCAAGGGCATCAACGACGACCACCTCACCTACCTCGACGCGGGCCGGATCGCCGTCGAGGAGGGCGTCACCGCCATCGCCCTGCACGGCCGGACCACCGCCCAGCACTACGGCGGCACCGCCGACTGGGACGCCATCGCGCGGCTCAAGGAGCACGTGCCGGAGATCCCCGTGCTCGGCAACGGCGACATCTGGTGCGCCGAGGACGCGCTGCGCATGGTCCGCGAGACCGGCTGCGACGGCGTGGTCGTGGGACGCGGCTGCCTGGGGCGGCCGTGGCTGTTCAACGACCTGGTGGCGGCCTTCGAGGGGCGCCCCGAGGACTTCCACAAGCCCACCCTGCGCGAGGTGGCCACCACCATGCACCGCCACGCCCAGCTGCTGGGGGAGTGGATCGGCGACGAGGCGCGCGGGGTGATCGACTTCCGTAAGCACGTGGCCTGGTACCTCAAGGGCTTCTCGGTGGGTTCCGAGATGCGCAAGAGGCTCGCGGTCACCTCCTCCCTGGCCGAACTGAATGCTCATCTGAGCGAGCTCGATCTGGATCAAGCATGGCCGGAAAGCGCGGACGGGCCTCGCGGCCGGACGTCCGGAAACAACCGAGTTGTCCTGCCGGACGGCTGGCTGAAGGACCCGTACGACTGCGCCGGTGTGAGCGAGGACGCTGAACTGGACACCTCCGGAGGCTGA
- a CDS encoding MFS transporter codes for MIEPSPRQRTLVLAICCMSLLIVSLDNTVLNVALPSMRRDLDASVAGLQWSIDAYTLVLASLLMLAGSTADRIGRRKVFVAGLVAFTGGSLLCSLAPSLNWLIVFRMVQAVGGAMLNPVAMSIITNTFTDPAERARAIGVWGAVGGISMAAGPLIGGVLVDSVGWRSIFLINLPIGLAAFALTLRHIPESRAARPRRPDPLGQVLVIALLGSLTYGIIEAPAAGWRSPLIVGCAVVAVASFVGLLIHEPRREEPLIDLRFFRSAPFSGSTVIAISAFAGLAGFLFLNTLYLQDVRGLSALHAGLYMLPMAGLTVLFAPLAGRLVGSRGPRICLLIAGVAMASSGLLFALFEAETSNPLLFTGYMLFGLGFGMVNAPITNTAVSGMPRSQAGVAAAIASTSRQTGGTLGVAVIGSVLAAGLANGSDFSGAAQPAWWIITICGLLVLIVGAATSGAWARATAERTARTLEESVGAAATTTGAPRG; via the coding sequence ATGATCGAGCCGAGTCCCCGGCAGCGCACGCTCGTCCTCGCGATCTGCTGCATGAGCCTGCTGATCGTCAGCCTCGACAACACCGTGCTCAACGTCGCTCTGCCCTCGATGCGCCGCGACCTGGACGCCTCGGTCGCGGGGCTGCAGTGGAGCATCGACGCCTACACCCTCGTGCTGGCCTCGCTGCTGATGCTCGCGGGCTCGACGGCGGACCGGATCGGGCGCCGCAAGGTGTTCGTGGCCGGTCTGGTGGCTTTCACCGGCGGCTCGCTGCTCTGCTCGCTGGCCCCCAGCCTCAACTGGCTCATCGTCTTCCGGATGGTCCAGGCGGTCGGCGGCGCGATGCTCAACCCGGTGGCGATGTCGATCATCACCAACACCTTCACCGATCCCGCCGAGCGGGCCCGGGCCATCGGTGTGTGGGGGGCGGTCGGAGGCATCTCCATGGCGGCCGGCCCCTTGATCGGCGGGGTGCTGGTGGACTCCGTGGGCTGGCGCTCGATCTTCCTGATCAACCTGCCGATCGGGCTGGCGGCGTTCGCGCTGACCCTGCGGCACATCCCCGAGTCCCGGGCGGCCCGGCCGCGCCGCCCGGACCCGCTGGGCCAGGTGCTGGTCATCGCCCTGCTGGGCAGTCTGACGTACGGGATCATCGAGGCCCCGGCCGCCGGCTGGCGCTCCCCCCTGATCGTGGGGTGCGCGGTGGTGGCCGTCGCCTCGTTCGTGGGCCTGCTGATCCACGAGCCGCGCCGTGAGGAGCCGCTGATCGATCTGCGGTTCTTCCGGAGCGCGCCCTTCAGCGGGTCGACCGTGATCGCGATCAGTGCCTTCGCCGGGCTGGCCGGTTTCCTCTTCCTGAACACGCTGTACCTCCAGGACGTACGGGGGCTCAGCGCCCTGCACGCCGGGCTCTACATGCTGCCGATGGCCGGTCTGACCGTCCTGTTCGCGCCGCTGGCCGGGCGGCTGGTGGGCAGCCGCGGGCCGCGGATCTGCCTGCTGATCGCGGGCGTGGCCATGGCGTCGAGCGGGCTGCTGTTCGCCCTGTTCGAGGCCGAGACGTCCAATCCGCTGCTGTTCACCGGGTACATGCTGTTCGGGCTCGGCTTCGGCATGGTGAACGCGCCGATCACCAATACGGCGGTGTCCGGGATGCCCCGCTCCCAGGCCGGGGTCGCGGCCGCCATCGCCTCCACCAGCCGGCAGACCGGCGGCACCCTGGGCGTGGCGGTGATCGGCTCGGTGCTCGCGGCCGGGCTGGCGAACGGCTCCGACTTCTCCGGGGCCGCCCAGCCGGCCTGGTGGATCATCACGATCTGCGGGCTGCTGGTCCTGATCGTGGGCGCGGCGACGAGCGGAGCGTGGGCCCGGGCGACGGCGGAACGCACCGCCCGCACCCTGGAGGAGTCGGTCGGCGCCGCCGCGACGACGACGGGTGCGCCGCGCGGCTAG
- a CDS encoding MarR family winged helix-turn-helix transcriptional regulator has product MTADQDGPHPPQRLGLLLAWHGSVTQTRMKRALGAAGLTPRHAMTLMHLDGGPISQRGLAERLEVDPSVLVGILNDLEGEGLAERRRDPADRRRHNVAITDAGEAALHKTNTALDEVESGIFAGLSATERELLRGLLDRVNTSAEDFDCGE; this is encoded by the coding sequence ATGACGGCAGATCAGGACGGACCGCACCCTCCCCAGCGGCTGGGCCTGCTGCTGGCCTGGCACGGATCGGTCACCCAGACGCGGATGAAGCGAGCACTCGGCGCGGCCGGGCTCACCCCGCGGCACGCGATGACGCTGATGCACCTGGACGGCGGTCCCATCAGCCAGCGGGGGCTCGCGGAGAGGCTGGAGGTGGACCCGAGCGTGCTCGTCGGGATCCTGAACGACCTGGAGGGCGAGGGCCTGGCCGAGCGTCGCCGGGACCCGGCCGACCGCCGCCGGCACAACGTGGCCATCACCGACGCGGGCGAAGCCGCCCTCCACAAGACGAACACCGCCCTCGACGAGGTCGAGAGCGGCATCTTCGCGGGTCTGTCGGCCACCGAGCGCGAACTCCTGCGCGGCCTCCTCGACCGGGTCAACACCTCGGCCGAGGACTTCGACTGCGGCGAGTAG
- a CDS encoding DoxX family protein, with the protein MEISMFIAYAVVGVLLALALTASATFTLQRNDQIVANMQKVQVPDSWLPRLATLKAAGAIGLVAGLWVTPLGVAAAVGVTLYFVGAVIAHLRVKDHELAPAAVLTLVAAATLTLRILA; encoded by the coding sequence TTGGAGATCTCCATGTTCATCGCCTACGCCGTCGTCGGCGTGCTGCTCGCCCTCGCCCTCACCGCCTCGGCCACCTTCACCCTCCAGCGCAACGACCAGATCGTCGCGAACATGCAGAAGGTCCAGGTCCCGGACTCGTGGCTGCCGCGCCTGGCCACGCTCAAGGCCGCGGGCGCGATCGGCCTGGTCGCCGGCCTGTGGGTGACGCCGCTCGGCGTGGCCGCGGCGGTCGGCGTGACCCTCTACTTCGTCGGCGCGGTCATCGCCCACCTCCGGGTCAAGGACCACGAGCTGGCGCCGGCGGCCGTTCTGACCCTGGTCGCGGCGGCCACCCTGACGCTGCGGATCCTCGCCTGA